Proteins from a genomic interval of Zingiber officinale cultivar Zhangliang chromosome 2A, Zo_v1.1, whole genome shotgun sequence:
- the LOC122040681 gene encoding S-adenosyl-L-methionine-dependent tRNA 4-demethylwyosine synthase-like: MVGIVLASLPSPRLALFAFLSATSLYFLWKSRRCRLQPSASSLKPANPSPRGKILYASATGTSRSLAGRLSARLRSHGLPFDLVDPRRYEPEDLPKENVVLIVASTWEDGRPPPDAQFLSRWLAESAADFRVGSLLLARCRFAVFGVGSRSYGDSFNAAAKDFSKWMRALGASEMAPLWEGDMDSGDVDDVFELWCRKIVGLLKGDSVAEDGHFDSMAENNGLEVSDEDSDEETEVEDLESAVVDMEDIAGKAPSRKLAVAPTNGRENGVRDMVTPVIRTNLEKQGYKIIGSHSGVKLCRWTKSQLRGRGGCYKHSFYGIESHRCMEATPSLACANKCVFCWRHHTNPVGKSWQWKMDNPLEIVDAVVSEHTKMIKQMKGVPGVKTERLSEGLSPRHCALSLVGEPIMYPEINALVDELHRRHISTFLVTNAQFPDTIRMLKPITQLYVSVDAATKDSLKAIDRPLFGDFWERFLDSLKALRDKEQRTVYRLTLVKGWNAEDLDAYANLLSVGKPDLIEIKGVTYCGSSATSKLTMDNVPWHSDVKAFSEALARKSSGEYEVACEHAHSCCVLLAKVDRFKINGEWHTWIDYDRFHELVVSGKPFRTEDYMARTPSWAIYGAEEGGFDPYQSRYKKERRHGTASLRN, encoded by the exons ATGGTCGGCATCGTCCTTGCTTCTCTACCTTCTCCTCGCCTCGCGCTCTTCGCCTTCCTCTCCGCCACTTCCCTCTATTTCCTCTGGAAGTCACGCCGCTGCCGCCTTCAGCCCTCTGCCTCCTCGCTGAAACCCGCAAACCCAAGCCCCAGGGGCAAGATCCTCTATGCATCCGCCACCGGCACGTCCAGATCCCTTGCTGGCCGCCTCTCCGCTCGCCTCCGTTCCCACGGTCTCCCCTTCGACCTCGTCGACCCCCGCCGCTACGAGCCAGAGGATCTTCCCAAGGAAAACGTCGTCTTGATTGTGGCATCCACGTGGGAGGACGGAAGGCCGCCGCCTGACGCCCAGTTCCTCTCCAGATGGCTCGCAGAGAGCGCCGCGGACTTCAGGGTCGGGTCGCTGCTCCTGGCCAGGTGCCGGTTCGCGGTATTCGGGGTCGGGTCGAGGTCGTACGGGGACAGTTTTAACGCAGCGGCGAAGGATTTCTCTAAGTGGATGAGGGCGCTCGGGGCCTCGGAGATGGCGCCATTGTGGGAGGGAGACATGGATTCTGGCGATGTTGACGATGTATTTGAGTTGTGGTGTCGGAAAATTGTGGGATTGCTCAAGGGAGACTCTGTAGCGGAGGATGGACATTTTGATTCTATGGCAGAGAACAATGGGCTTGAAGTTTCTGATGAAGATTCTGACGAAGAAACGGAGGTGGAGGACCTCGAATCGGCTGTGGTAGATATGGAGGATATTGCCGGTAAAGCTCCTTCAAGAAAGCTTGCTGTTGCTCCGACCAATGGTAGGGAGAATGGTGTCAGAGACATGGTGACACCAGTTATTAGGACTAACTTAGAGAAGCAG GGATATAAAATTATTGGTTCACATAGTGGGGTAAAACTATGTAGGTGGACAAAGTCACAGCTTCGTGGCCGTGGGGGTTGTTACAAGCATTCATTTTATGGTATCGAGAGTCATAG ATGTATGGAAGCAACTCCTAGTTTGGCTTGTGCAAACAAATGTGTATTCTGTTGGAGGCACCACACAAATCCTGTTGGCAAGAGCTGGCAATGGAAAATGGACAATCCTCTTGAGATTGTAGATGCTGTAGTCAGTGAGCATACCAAAATGATTAAGCAAATGAAAGGTGTTCCAG GTGTAAAGACGGAACGTTTGTCTGAAGGTCTTTCTCCTAGACATTGTGCTTTGTCACTTGTTGGTGAACCAATCATGTATCCTGAGATTAATGCACTTGTTGATGAGTTACATCGGAGACATATATCTACTTTCCTTGTCACAAATGCTCAATTTCCGGATACGATAAGGATGCTGAAGCCCATCACTCAG TTATATGTCAGTGTAGATGCAGCTACAAAAGATAGCCTTAAGGCTATTGATAGGCCACTCTTTGGTGACTTTTGGGAGCGTTTTCTG GATTCACTAAAAGCATTGCGAGACAAAGAACAACGGACTGTTTACCGCTTAACTTTGGTTAAAGGATGGAATGCAGAAGATTTAGATGCATATGCAAACTTGCTGAGTGTTGGGAAGCCTGACTTAATTGAAATCAAAGGAGTGACTTACTGTGGCTC GTCTGCTACATCAAAGTTGACAATGGATAACGTCCCTTGGCATTCTGATGTTAAAGCCTTTTCAGAGGCTTTGGCCAGGAAAAGCAGTGGTGAATATGAAGTTGCCTGTGAGCATGCTCATTCTTGCTGCGTCCTTCTGGCAAAAGTCGACAGGTTCAAGATAAATGGTGAATGGCACACATGGATAGACTACGACCGGTTTCATGAGCTG GTGGTTTCAGGAAAGCCATTTAGGACAGAAGACTACATGGCTCGCACACCATCCTGGGCTATCTATGGTGCCGAAGAAGGTGGATTTGATCCATATCAATCTCGATACAAGAAAGAGAGGCGTCATGGAACTGCAAGCCTTCGGAATTAG
- the LOC122040682 gene encoding putative lipid-transfer protein DIR1 translates to MASSKLCSSAGVPFAFVAAVVLLAVAREGWAQTSLCNMSEDGMTACRPSISAARPPAPEEKPAEACCLALKQANLTCLCSYKNSDLLPFLGIDPKLAMQLPAKCNIAPPQQC, encoded by the coding sequence ATGGCGTCGTCAAAGCTCTGTAGCAGCGCCGGCGTGCCATTCGCTTTCGTAGCGGCCGTGGTGCTCCTGGCGGTGGCACGCGAAGGGTGGGCTCAGACGAGCCTGTGCAACATGAGCGAGGACGGGATGACGGCGTGCAGGCCGAGCATCAGCGCCGCGAGGCCGCCGGCGCCGGAGGAGAAGCCGGCGGAGGCCTGCTGCTTGGCGCTGAAGCAGGCCAACCTGACGTGCCTGTGCTCGTACAAGAACTCCGACCTGCTGCCCTTCTTGGGCATCGATCCAAAGCTGGCGATGCAGCTCCCAGCCAAGTGCAACATCGCTCCTCCCCAGCAATGCTGA